ACCCACTGCCTGCCTTGGATCCAGGGGGCAGGGGACATTATTTTGTATTCCTATTTGTCTCTGTTGTTTCATGCGCAGTGTTCGCGATTCTCCCGAGTCGAGTTTCTGCCGCCCTGACTACCGTGCGGTCATGCGCGGTGGCCACATTCGCCATGAGTACCGGCGGCTTGTTTTGCCACTACGGTATACATAATCCTGAGTTTGTTCTCATTGGGGCGACCATGGCTGGCATCGCCGCTCCAGTCCTCATAATCTCCTGGGGTAAGTACTACGCTTCAATAGGCCTGTTTCGCGCCGCCGTTTGCGTAGCTCTGTCCATGATCCTCAGACCGGCCATACGCCTGCTCCTCCTCCCGGCCAACGAGTCCACTGTCGGACTCGCCGTAGCCGTTCTACCCTTCCTTTCTCTTGCATTGCTCGTAGCCGCGCTCCATGAGCAACTCGCACACAGGACAAGTAATCGAAAGAAGGCTGTTGGACCGTTCGCGCCGATTCCCCTCCCAAGGCTCATCATTGGAGTCAGTGTCTATTCCTTCGTTTTCGGCGCCTTCTACGGCATCACCAGGTTCGCCCCCAACTACGGCCCCATAAATCCCGCGTTCATAGTGGTGGCAGACCTCTTTGCGGGTTTGCTACTTCTCGCCTGCGCTCTAGGCCTCGGAGACAAGCTGACGTTGCCGCGCCTTCACTACCCCGTTCCTATCTTGATGATCAGCGGCCTCGCCCTGCTGCCGTTGCTCGGCTCCAGCAAAACTTCTCCCCCGATGGTCCTGATATCAATTGCGTGGATGTACGTCCTGCTCGTGGTCTGGGTCTTTCTATCCGAGAGAACTTCAAGTGATATCAAGTCGAGCGTCCGCTTCTTTGCTTGGGGACAGGTCGCCGTAAACGCACCAATGCTCATAGGGACTCTTGTGGGAACAGCATTTGAACAACGTTTTGGCCTGGCTCCCACGGTGCTGACACTGGCCGCCCTTTCGCTCGTCTACCTGCTGGCGACAAGCGTGTATCTACTCTTCTCCGGCGGCGGCTCTCTAAAAAACCCCGTTCGGGTAGGCATAACGGATTCGATCTTGCCAACCAATGCCACACAAACGCTGGCAAGCTCGACCACAGGTGTACCACCATTT
This is a stretch of genomic DNA from Coriobacteriia bacterium. It encodes these proteins:
- a CDS encoding helix-turn-helix transcriptional regulator codes for the protein MSTGGLFCHYGIHNPEFVLIGATMAGIAAPVLIISWGKYYASIGLFRAAVCVALSMILRPAIRLLLLPANESTVGLAVAVLPFLSLALLVAALHEQLAHRTSNRKKAVGPFAPIPLPRLIIGVSVYSFVFGAFYGITRFAPNYGPINPAFIVVADLFAGLLLLACALGLGDKLTLPRLHYPVPILMISGLALLPLLGSSKTSPPMVLISIAWMYVLLVVWVFLSERTSSDIKSSVRFFAWGQVAVNAPMLIGTLVGTAFEQRFGLAPTVLTLAALSLVYLLATSVYLLFSGGGSLKNPVRVGITDSILPTNATQTLASSTTGVPPFSGDVGVLTEAYALSNREADVLLLLARGLNARGIAEHLSISRNTVRTHIQHIYEKLNISSQQELLKIIDRLHVSGHQAEV